From one Neovison vison isolate M4711 chromosome 1, ASM_NN_V1, whole genome shotgun sequence genomic stretch:
- the BTNL10 gene encoding butyrophilin-like protein 10, with product MANTHGRVIFPHSCSIIIIVLQLLSCSIPANGKADFSIIGPKIPVLAVLGGNVELPCHLSLNISAEDMELRWYRDQPSQVVHLHKNGTDMKEEQMREYQGRTTFLSAGLDQGKATVKIHNVTVFDNGTFHCNFKDGNMSAETRLWLMVAGLGGMPRIQVQAVQGEIVWAQCTSEGWFPEPQAEWRNFRGQPLPSMTHLSASPTTGLFMVVSNVTIQDGDVQNFSCCISSPLLQKKMVSYHLLPQLSRSSLSNVWKKVLPLIFTLAGLVTAGATCLYQKCQKDRNVGQLEEERLHRAEEQHSQDWTEDKVIYVSPSLDPDTASPKLALSEDGKSVRRLFFDQELPDVPSRFDQDPCVLAREQFSAGRYYWEVQVGQRKAWNVGVCLESLNRKGRIPKAPQHGLWALELYKKTFWALAFPRVRLHPSEPLHQVGILLDYDAGRVSFYNVGNGSLIYSFSGLSFSEPLRPFFCLWTHDPIPLIICSEFQPPEATGPPQSQGQERVRTLLQQDP from the exons ATGGCAAACACACACGGTCGAGTCATCTTTCCACACAGCTgctccatcatcatcatcgtcctGCAGCTCCTGTCCTGCAGCATCCCTGCAAACG GGAAAGCTGATTTCTCCATCATTGGACCTAAAATACCTGTTCTGGCAGTGCTGGGGGGAAATGTGGAGCTACCATGTCATCTGTCCCTCAATATCAGTGCTGAGGACATGGAGCTTCGGTGGTACAGGGATCAGCCATCCCAAGTCGTGCACCTGCACAAGAATGGGACAGACATGAAGGAAGAACAGATGAGAGAATACCAGGGAAGGACCACTTTCCTGAGTGCTGGGCTGGACCAGGGAAAAGCCACAGTGAAGATCCACAACGTGACAGTTTTTGATAATGGAACATTCCACTGCAACTTCAAAGATGGCAACATGTCTGCAGAGACCAGGCTGTGGCTGATGGTGGCAG GTCTGGGCGGGATGCCCAGAATCCAAGTGCAGGCTGTCCAAGGTGAAATTGTCTGGGCACAGTGTACCTCAGAAGGCTGGTTCCCAGAGCCCCAGGCAGAATGGAGAAATTTCAGAGGACAGCCCCTACCTTCCATGACCCACCTCTCAGCCTCGCCAACAACAGGTCTCTTCATGGTGGTGTCCAATGTGACCATCCAGGATGGGGATGTTCAGAACTTCTCCTGCTGCATCTCCagtcccctcctccagaagaagATGGTCAGCTACCACTTGCTGC CTCAATTGTCCAGAAGTTCCCTGTCAAATGTATGGAAGAAAGTGCTGCCTCTGATCTTCACTCTGGCAGGGCTTGTCACAGCTGGAGCCACCTGTCTCTACCAGAAATGCCAGAAAGACAGGAATGTGGGGCAACTGGAAGAAGAGAGACTGCATAGAGCAGAGGAGCAGCACTCCCAAG ATTGGACAGAGGACAAGGTGATCTATG TGAgcccatccctggaccctgacaCCGCAAGCCCAAAACTCGCTCTGTCTGAGGATGGGAAGAGTGTGAGGCGGCTGTTCTTTGACCAGGAGCTGCCAGATGTCCCCAGCAGATTTGACCAGGACCCCTGTGTATTGGCACGGGAACAGTTCTCTGCTGGGAGGTATTATTGGGAGGTCCAGGTAGGACAGAGGAAGGCCTGGAATGTGGGCGTCTGTCTGGAGAGCTTGAATCGGAAGGGAAGGATCCCAAAGGCTCCCCAACATGGACTCTGGGCCCTGGAGCTCTACAAGAAGACATTCTGGGCCCTAGCTTTCCCAAGGGTCCGCCTGCACCCTTCAGAGCCCCTACATCAGGTGGGTATTCTCCTGGACTATGATGCTGGCAGAGTCTCCTTCTACAACGTTGGCAATGGATCCCTCATCTACTCATTCTCTGGACTCTCCTTCTCAGAGCCACTGAGGCCATTCTTCTGCCTCTGGACACACGACCCTATCCCTCTTATCATCTGCTCAGAATTCCAGCCTCCTGAAGCCACGGGCCCTCCTCAGAGCCAGGGACAGGAGAGGGTGAGGACCCTCCTTCAACAAGACCCATGA